A window from Shewanella livingstonensis encodes these proteins:
- a CDS encoding ammonia-forming cytochrome c nitrite reductase subunit c552 yields MMDLLIDVIMKATQPMRSKVGLSIIISAMALLSLTSWSLKSAEVDPNQLKFPQQYDSWQATVEQSDREDMLAQYPASIILWAGSSFAKEYHSPRGHQFAVADVTHTLRTGVAIAEGDKGLSASCWTCKTPDAPRLMKEMGIEGYSGANFVDLGREIKSVVYCSDCHVDGSAKLALPRPHAQDAMAKIKLPFDQQDSAMQGAQVCGQCHVTYYFQPENNNKVNIPWIFGNSADDIEKYYDTRRFYEWIHPISKTPILKARHPEFEHWSRSTHAKKGVTCITCHMPQATDDKGAKFTDHKVAGALDNFDRTCASCHSSKAILVKKLDQAKADINLKARHVEGLLVKAHYEAKAAWDAGATWPQMNDAIMGIRHAQWRWDFAMASHGMYAHNPKEGIALLNKATEQITYAREALARILNQFSVTKVEYPDYSSKEKAHAAIGFVEADAIKAKQAFIKQEVDKYWQPVAKTGYEVSK; encoded by the coding sequence ATGATGGATCTACTTATCGATGTGATAATGAAAGCCACTCAACCGATGCGAAGCAAGGTAGGGTTAAGCATTATTATTAGTGCAATGGCACTGTTGAGCCTAACATCTTGGTCGCTCAAAAGTGCTGAAGTGGATCCTAATCAACTGAAATTTCCACAACAATATGATTCTTGGCAAGCAACCGTTGAGCAATCTGATCGTGAAGATATGCTGGCGCAATATCCTGCGAGCATCATTTTGTGGGCGGGGTCGTCATTTGCAAAAGAATACCATAGTCCTCGCGGGCACCAATTTGCAGTAGCAGACGTTACCCATACTTTACGCACTGGTGTTGCAATAGCAGAAGGCGATAAAGGGTTATCTGCTAGTTGCTGGACTTGTAAAACTCCGGATGCACCGAGACTCATGAAAGAGATGGGTATTGAGGGTTATTCTGGTGCTAATTTTGTCGACTTAGGTCGTGAAATTAAATCTGTGGTGTATTGCAGCGATTGTCATGTTGATGGCAGTGCTAAATTGGCATTGCCTCGGCCACATGCACAAGATGCGATGGCAAAAATTAAACTGCCTTTTGATCAGCAGGACAGCGCAATGCAAGGGGCGCAAGTTTGTGGGCAATGCCATGTGACCTATTACTTCCAGCCAGAAAATAATAACAAGGTTAATATTCCGTGGATTTTCGGTAATTCAGCCGATGACATTGAAAAGTATTACGACACTCGCCGCTTTTATGAGTGGATCCACCCGATTTCTAAAACGCCGATTTTAAAAGCACGTCATCCTGAATTTGAACATTGGAGTCGTTCAACTCATGCTAAAAAAGGCGTTACGTGTATCACCTGCCATATGCCTCAGGCTACCGATGACAAAGGCGCTAAGTTTACCGACCATAAGGTTGCTGGTGCGTTAGATAATTTTGATCGTACTTGTGCCAGCTGCCATAGCAGTAAAGCTATTTTAGTTAAAAAGCTTGATCAAGCCAAAGCTGACATTAACCTTAAAGCACGACATGTTGAAGGACTATTAGTCAAAGCACATTATGAAGCAAAAGCGGCTTGGGATGCTGGTGCGACATGGCCGCAAATGAACGATGCAATTATGGGGATTCGTCATGCACAATGGCGTTGGGACTTTGCTATGGCATCTCATGGCATGTACGCCCACAATCCTAAAGAAGGTATCGCACTATTGAACAAAGCCACTGAGCAGATTACTTATGCTCGGGAAGCATTAGCGCGAATACTGAATCAATTTTCAGTGACCAAGGTTGAGTATCCAGATTATAGCAGCAAAGAAAAAGCCCATGCTGCTATTGGTTTTGTTGAAGCTGATGCCATTAAAGCAAAACAAGCTTTTATTAAACAGGAAGTTGATAAGTATTGGCAGCCGGTAGCTAAAACGGGTTATGAGGTTTCTAAATAG
- a CDS encoding prohibitin family protein, producing MLKNGLAQANTNHLGKIIPVAVLLLMLMSLYGSWYTIDQGERGVLLRNGKIIDTAEPGLGFKIPLMDTVVKISTQTHTANYQGLQAYSRDQQPATLRASVTFSIPPDRVEEVYANFKSIDLMVSRLLDRQVPTQIENIFGKYTAISAVQERIKFGIDVTDAITKSIKGPVTINSVQIENIDFSNAYEKSVEDRMRAEVEVQTQLQNLEKERVSAQIAVTQAQAEADSQLARAIAEAESIRIKGNAEASAIKIRAEALAQNQNLVELTKAERWDGRLPTTMLPTGTIPFLEVQTTK from the coding sequence ATGTTAAAAAATGGTCTGGCGCAAGCTAACACAAATCATCTCGGTAAAATTATTCCTGTCGCAGTTTTACTGCTAATGCTGATGAGTTTATATGGTAGCTGGTATACCATTGATCAGGGCGAACGTGGGGTATTGCTGCGTAACGGTAAAATTATCGATACTGCAGAACCAGGTCTTGGATTTAAAATTCCACTAATGGATACCGTGGTTAAGATCTCAACCCAAACTCACACCGCAAACTACCAAGGTTTACAGGCGTATAGCCGCGATCAACAACCTGCCACTTTACGCGCATCAGTCACATTTAGCATACCGCCAGATCGTGTTGAAGAAGTATATGCTAATTTCAAAAGTATCGACTTAATGGTGTCGCGTTTACTCGACCGCCAAGTACCAACACAGATTGAGAATATTTTTGGTAAGTATACAGCTATTTCAGCCGTTCAAGAGCGTATCAAGTTTGGTATTGATGTGACTGACGCCATTACTAAATCGATTAAAGGCCCGGTGACCATTAATTCGGTACAGATTGAAAATATCGATTTTAGCAACGCATACGAGAAATCAGTAGAAGACAGAATGCGCGCAGAAGTAGAAGTACAAACACAATTACAGAATCTTGAAAAAGAGCGTGTTAGTGCCCAAATTGCCGTGACTCAAGCACAAGCTGAAGCAGACTCACAATTGGCCCGCGCAATTGCCGAGGCTGAAAGTATCCGTATTAAAGGTAACGCAGAAGCATCAGCCATTAAAATTCGTGCTGAAGCACTAGCGCAAAATCAAAATTTAGTTGAATTAACTAAAGCGGAACGTTGGGATGGGCGCTTACCAACAACTATGCTACCCACTGGTACTATCCCGTTCCTTGAAGTACAAACAACCAAATAA
- a CDS encoding NAD(P)/FAD-dependent oxidoreductase: MKNIAVIGSGISGLTSAHLLSREHTVTVFEANDYIGGHTATVDVEVAGQQYAIDSGFIVFNDRTYPLFETLMAQLKVKSIPTEMSFSVNNAITGLEYNGHNLWSLFAQRRNLFRPSFYKFLGEIVRFNNSCKVIYEADHYPNASLGEYLDQQGFSAFFCEHYILPMGAAIWSASIDDMRGFSLRFFIRFFQHHGLLNINDRPQWYVLEGGSRSYIPALTAPFSDRIKLNSPVTGIKRSDDGVYVQVAKGEWQRFDDVVLSCHSDQALAMLTDATEDEIDVLGAMEYQNNEVVLHTDIKLLPKRKAAWASWNYRLDGENEQDIAQRPASVTYNMNILQCLPASAPTFCVTLNQTALIDDSKILRKFNYAHPVFNDASMKSQAKRSLINGKHNTYFAGAYWHNGFHEDGVRSAVEVCDLFGISL; encoded by the coding sequence ATGAAAAATATTGCGGTCATCGGTAGTGGAATTTCGGGCTTAACTAGCGCCCATTTATTAAGTCGTGAACACACGGTAACTGTGTTTGAGGCAAATGATTATATTGGTGGGCACACGGCTACCGTAGATGTGGAAGTTGCTGGCCAGCAATACGCAATTGACTCAGGCTTTATTGTGTTTAACGACCGTACTTATCCACTTTTTGAAACATTAATGGCGCAACTTAAAGTTAAATCGATACCGACAGAGATGAGCTTTAGTGTCAATAATGCTATTACCGGGCTTGAATATAATGGTCACAATTTGTGGAGCTTATTTGCTCAGCGTCGTAATTTATTTCGTCCCAGTTTTTACAAATTTTTAGGCGAGATTGTTCGTTTTAATAATAGTTGTAAAGTGATTTATGAAGCAGACCACTACCCTAACGCTTCTTTAGGGGAGTACTTAGATCAACAAGGTTTTTCTGCCTTTTTCTGTGAGCATTATATTTTGCCTATGGGCGCCGCAATTTGGTCTGCTAGTATTGATGATATGCGTGGTTTTTCTTTGCGATTTTTTATTCGTTTTTTCCAACACCATGGCTTGCTAAATATTAATGATCGCCCGCAGTGGTATGTACTTGAAGGCGGATCGCGCAGTTATATCCCAGCGTTAACGGCACCTTTTAGCGATCGAATTAAGCTTAATTCTCCGGTGACAGGGATAAAACGCAGCGATGATGGCGTGTATGTTCAAGTGGCTAAAGGTGAGTGGCAGCGTTTTGATGATGTGGTATTGAGTTGCCATAGCGACCAAGCGTTAGCTATGCTAACTGATGCAACTGAAGACGAAATAGATGTATTAGGCGCAATGGAGTACCAAAATAATGAAGTGGTGCTGCACACCGATATTAAGCTGTTACCCAAGCGTAAAGCGGCATGGGCAAGTTGGAATTATCGATTAGATGGTGAAAATGAGCAAGACATTGCCCAGCGTCCAGCTAGTGTGACCTATAACATGAATATTTTACAGTGCTTGCCAGCGAGTGCGCCCACATTTTGCGTAACCTTAAATCAAACGGCATTAATTGACGACAGTAAAATTTTACGTAAGTTTAATTATGCTCACCCGGTATTTAATGATGCCAGCATGAAGTCTCAAGCAAAAAGATCGCTTATCAATGGTAAGCATAATACCTATTTTGCAGGTGCCTATTGGCATAACGGATTTCATGAAGATGGTGTTCGTAGTGCGGTTGAAGTATGTGATCTTTTTGGAATTAGTTTATGA
- a CDS encoding YbgA family protein, which produces MPDIDTFVPEKIQIGISSCLLGNQVRFDGGHKNSYYCKKEIEPFFEYTTVCPEMAIGMGAPRKSIRQVRDGDIIHIRSADGSLDVTDKLNEYSKAKVEELDYLGGYILCAKSPTCGMERVTEYKIGTNNGSRVGIGVFAKTLMERYPLLPVEEEGRLHDLPLRENFFTRVFAYNDWQKMTQSGLTKHKLMQFHSRYKYLLMAHSPKWYRELGPILADIQDLQQSAQLYFEGFMTALKIIATRKNHTSTLQHIQGYFKKQLNAAQKEELSESILKYRQGVLPLLVPITLINHYVREFPTPYIEEQVYLNPHPEALKLRYAY; this is translated from the coding sequence ATGCCAGATATCGATACATTTGTGCCAGAAAAAATCCAAATTGGGATCAGTAGTTGTTTACTGGGTAACCAAGTTCGTTTTGATGGCGGACACAAAAACTCCTATTACTGCAAGAAAGAAATCGAACCATTTTTTGAGTACACCACAGTGTGTCCTGAAATGGCCATTGGCATGGGTGCGCCACGCAAAAGTATTCGCCAAGTACGCGACGGCGATATTATTCATATTCGCAGTGCTGACGGCTCATTAGATGTTACCGATAAACTCAATGAATATTCTAAAGCCAAAGTAGAAGAATTAGATTACTTAGGTGGTTATATTTTATGTGCTAAATCACCTACTTGCGGTATGGAACGAGTAACTGAGTACAAAATTGGTACTAATAATGGTTCTAGAGTGGGGATCGGTGTATTTGCTAAAACGTTGATGGAACGTTATCCATTGCTACCCGTTGAAGAGGAAGGTCGTTTACATGACTTACCGCTGCGAGAGAACTTTTTTACCCGAGTATTTGCTTACAACGATTGGCAGAAAATGACCCAGTCGGGGCTAACCAAACACAAGCTAATGCAGTTTCATTCGCGTTATAAGTATTTGTTAATGGCGCACAGCCCTAAGTGGTATCGCGAGTTAGGGCCTATTCTGGCTGACATTCAAGATTTACAACAATCGGCGCAGCTATATTTTGAGGGGTTTATGACCGCACTTAAAATTATTGCAACACGTAAAAATCATACGAGTACCTTACAGCATATTCAAGGCTATTTTAAAAAACAGCTGAATGCGGCTCAAAAAGAAGAATTAAGTGAATCGATTTTAAAATATCGCCAAGGAGTACTTCCTCTGCTGGTGCCAATTACCTTAATTAATCATTATGTACGTGAGTTCCCTACACCATATATTGAAGAACAAGTGTATTTAAATCCGCATCCTGAAGCTTTAAAGCTTCGTTACGCCTACTAG
- a CDS encoding hotdog fold domain-containing protein, with amino-acid sequence MTPTKPNKVMSLYTKVTSYPFGKHIFSKMVSRMAPYFGTVHPYINELRVNRCECLIKKRKKVQNHIGTVHVIAICNGLEMAMGTMAEASIPSHLRWIPKGMSVDYTAKAGSDIMCVAEVTPDQWQVGDMLVDVKAYDTNGVVVVQGHIKLWISEKPKK; translated from the coding sequence ATGACACCAACTAAACCTAACAAAGTCATGTCACTTTACACAAAAGTCACTTCGTATCCATTTGGAAAACATATTTTTTCTAAAATGGTATCGCGTATGGCACCATACTTTGGCACGGTACACCCTTACATCAACGAGTTACGTGTTAACCGTTGCGAATGTCTAATTAAAAAACGTAAAAAAGTCCAAAACCACATTGGTACAGTGCACGTCATTGCAATTTGTAACGGCCTAGAAATGGCCATGGGCACCATGGCTGAAGCCTCTATACCTTCGCATCTTCGTTGGATCCCTAAAGGCATGTCAGTTGACTATACAGCCAAAGCAGGTAGCGATATTATGTGTGTGGCAGAGGTAACACCAGATCAATGGCAAGTGGGTGATATGTTAGTCGACGTAAAAGCCTACGACACTAACGGTGTTGTGGTGGTCCAAGGGCATATTAAGCTTTGGATTTCAGAGAAACCTAAAAAATAA
- a CDS encoding NnrS family protein — MLNIDDPAETDNTPAIWRLGFRPFFLGGASVAALYIPLWLMGWFTPQYSLFNSEFWANVVPLWWHPHEMLFGFAMAIVCGFLLTAVQAWTNQPTITGRALMVTFGCWLIARLMLLLPMNIPLVLPAIFDSLFLGLSAYALWRCIYPVKQWRNIGFPIMLVVALLVNLASYYALFDRNFSLSTQLWQGMIWWFAMVITIVGGRVIPFFTAMRIKQPKLDPIIALENTLILAMGLLFIQAITHWLPKGIEQVLLAVAGLLHLVRFARWQAHKTLKEPMLWSLHISYLSLPITLLLMAANIENEYAYRTLLHLFAIGGIASLCLSMISRVSLGHTSRNIYQGPNMTWAFLCVPLAAVLRAGMPLLMPEYTQIWLWAAGACWFIGFGLFVWFYAPILMRPRLDGRPG, encoded by the coding sequence ATGTTGAATATTGATGATCCTGCTGAAACTGATAACACTCCTGCAATATGGCGTTTAGGTTTTAGGCCATTTTTTTTGGGTGGCGCAAGTGTCGCAGCCTTATATATTCCATTGTGGCTAATGGGTTGGTTTACGCCACAATATAGCTTATTTAACAGCGAGTTTTGGGCTAACGTTGTGCCGTTATGGTGGCATCCACACGAAATGCTATTTGGTTTTGCCATGGCGATAGTGTGTGGTTTTTTACTTACAGCAGTACAAGCGTGGACTAATCAACCCACCATCACCGGGCGCGCATTAATGGTCACCTTTGGTTGTTGGCTCATAGCCCGCTTAATGTTGCTATTACCAATGAACATACCTTTGGTATTACCCGCAATATTTGACAGTTTATTTTTAGGCTTAAGTGCCTATGCATTATGGCGTTGTATTTACCCAGTGAAGCAATGGCGTAATATTGGTTTTCCCATCATGCTCGTGGTGGCATTACTGGTCAATTTAGCCAGTTATTATGCTTTGTTTGACCGCAACTTTTCACTATCAACTCAATTGTGGCAAGGGATGATTTGGTGGTTTGCTATGGTGATTACGATTGTAGGCGGACGAGTTATTCCATTTTTTACAGCAATGAGAATTAAACAACCCAAGCTCGATCCCATTATTGCGCTAGAGAATACGTTAATATTAGCGATGGGCTTACTCTTTATTCAAGCTATTACTCATTGGTTGCCTAAGGGGATTGAACAAGTATTGTTAGCTGTCGCGGGGCTATTACATTTAGTCCGTTTTGCTCGCTGGCAAGCTCATAAAACCCTAAAAGAACCGATGCTATGGTCGTTACATATTTCGTATTTGTCGTTGCCAATTACCTTGTTATTGATGGCAGCCAATATTGAGAACGAATATGCCTATCGTACCTTGCTACATTTGTTCGCTATTGGTGGCATAGCATCATTATGTTTATCAATGATTTCAAGAGTCTCACTTGGACATACAAGTCGCAATATCTATCAAGGCCCTAACATGACGTGGGCATTTTTATGTGTGCCTCTTGCCGCAGTATTACGAGCTGGAATGCCTTTGTTGATGCCTGAATACACCCAAATTTGGTTATGGGCAGCAGGTGCTTGTTGGTTTATCGGCTTTGGTTTATTTGTATGGTTTTACGCGCCGATTTTAATGCGTCCGCGCCTTGATGGTCGTCCAGGATAA
- a CDS encoding nuclear transport factor 2 family protein, protein MYQQLNKDNLFLLRQVYHDDICFRDPMHHVEGIEALTHYFANMYQNVINIEFDIKEVVVSADKQQAALYWTMSYTHPKLSKGQLINVEGMSQLKFSDKIYSHRDYFDLGQMLYEQVPFLGGLIGLLKNRVAK, encoded by the coding sequence ATGTATCAGCAGCTTAATAAAGATAATTTATTTTTACTGCGTCAAGTCTATCACGATGATATTTGCTTTAGAGATCCCATGCATCATGTCGAGGGTATAGAAGCATTAACCCATTATTTTGCCAACATGTATCAAAACGTTATCAACATCGAATTTGATATTAAAGAAGTCGTGGTCAGCGCAGATAAACAACAAGCTGCGTTGTATTGGACTATGAGTTATACACATCCAAAATTAAGTAAAGGGCAGCTGATCAATGTTGAAGGCATGTCGCAACTTAAATTTTCCGATAAAATTTATTCCCACAGAGATTACTTCGACCTAGGACAAATGCTCTACGAGCAAGTACCGTTTTTAGGCGGTCTTATCGGCTTACTTAAAAATAGAGTGGCTAAGTAA
- a CDS encoding SDR family NAD(P)-dependent oxidoreductase, with translation MTTDNVNRTAVLITGASSGIGLALAEHYLAQGIAVIACGRNAQALQAITGATPLEFDITDNAQVQAAASKLKQLLQQHHWQLQQVVLNAGSCEYIDDALHFDSTLFARVINTNVVATGYCLEHFLPLLGRGAQLGLMSSSATYLPFPRAEAYGASKAAITYLGRSLRVDLAKHGIGVSVICPGFVKTPLTEKNDFAMPMQITPQQAAVAIYNGMQRQKREIHFPTKFTWLLKLASLLPEKLLVSLLTPKNS, from the coding sequence ATGACAACAGATAACGTGAATCGCACAGCAGTATTAATCACCGGAGCTAGCTCCGGTATTGGTTTAGCCTTAGCTGAGCATTACCTTGCTCAAGGTATTGCTGTTATAGCCTGTGGCCGTAACGCGCAAGCCTTGCAAGCTATTACTGGTGCTACGCCGCTGGAATTTGATATTACTGATAATGCACAGGTGCAAGCTGCCGCGTCTAAGCTTAAGCAACTTTTACAACAACATCATTGGCAGCTTCAGCAAGTGGTGCTTAATGCTGGAAGCTGTGAATATATTGACGATGCCTTGCATTTTGACTCAACTTTATTTGCTAGAGTCATCAATACCAATGTGGTTGCTACGGGGTATTGTTTGGAACATTTTTTACCACTATTAGGCCGTGGTGCCCAACTGGGATTAATGAGTTCAAGCGCCACCTATTTACCGTTTCCGCGTGCTGAAGCGTATGGTGCATCAAAAGCGGCGATTACTTATTTAGGTCGTAGCTTACGAGTTGATCTTGCCAAGCATGGTATCGGGGTTAGCGTTATTTGCCCTGGTTTTGTGAAAACGCCTTTAACCGAAAAAAATGACTTTGCTATGCCCATGCAAATTACGCCGCAGCAAGCCGCCGTGGCTATTTATAATGGTATGCAACGCCAAAAGCGTGAGATCCATTTTCCAACCAAATTTACGTGGTTACTTAAGTTAGCTTCATTATTACCAGAGAAATTATTGGTGTCCCTATTGACGCCTAAAAATAGCTAG
- the phrB gene encoding deoxyribodipyrimidine photo-lyase encodes MTSMNSLMWFRQDLRVADNPALVAACQFALQHQGKVRAVYIVTPSQWMRHDVAPIQIDFIQRHVNLLAQSLAALGIPLDVLHLEWFSDTHAALKDYLQQHHIDAVFAGSEPEINERSRDNELIDQGIPLTLVDQDCVLAAGKVQNLSGDMYKVFTPFSKKWKSIASQKAIVPLAVPAPVAAALTLPSTIEFNYQTRSSEQWAAGEGAAKRALEQFLASQVADYQADRDFPALEGTSRLSPFLAIGVVSSRQCVAAILARYPEALVDDTCAAKTWLNELIWREFYRHLLVAFPRLSMAQNFNELGKGIAWRNNSDEFTAWCDGQTGYPIIDAAMRQLNQTGWMHNRLRMVVASFLTKHLLVDWRWGERYFRQQLIDGDLAANNGGWQWSAGTGCDAQPYFRVFNPMTQSSKFDPDASFIKRYVPELARWSLKDIHEPKTVNVNDLFAQRQGDGYPQPIVEHKMARLRAIEVLSALKRGQPS; translated from the coding sequence ATGACTTCTATGAATAGCTTGATGTGGTTTAGGCAAGATTTACGGGTTGCTGATAACCCAGCATTGGTGGCAGCGTGTCAATTTGCCCTGCAACATCAAGGCAAGGTTAGGGCTGTGTATATTGTGACACCGTCGCAATGGATGCGGCATGATGTGGCACCGATACAAATTGATTTTATTCAACGGCATGTCAATCTATTAGCACAGTCACTTGCCGCATTGGGCATACCATTAGATGTACTGCATCTTGAGTGGTTTAGCGACACTCATGCAGCGTTAAAAGATTATCTGCAGCAGCATCATATCGATGCTGTATTTGCTGGTAGCGAGCCTGAAATTAACGAACGCAGCCGCGATAATGAGTTAATTGACCAGGGGATACCACTGACGTTGGTTGATCAAGATTGTGTGTTAGCTGCCGGGAAAGTGCAAAATTTATCGGGTGACATGTATAAGGTATTTACCCCATTTTCTAAAAAGTGGAAAAGCATTGCGAGTCAAAAAGCCATTGTACCGTTAGCGGTACCTGCTCCTGTTGCAGCGGCATTAACATTGCCTTCAACTATCGAATTTAACTATCAAACTCGTAGTAGCGAACAATGGGCTGCAGGCGAGGGCGCAGCCAAGCGAGCACTCGAACAATTTTTAGCAAGCCAAGTTGCCGATTACCAAGCCGATAGAGATTTTCCGGCGCTTGAAGGTACTAGCCGCTTATCGCCTTTTTTAGCCATCGGAGTCGTTAGTTCTCGCCAATGTGTTGCGGCAATATTAGCCCGTTACCCTGAAGCGTTAGTTGATGATACTTGTGCTGCAAAAACCTGGTTAAATGAACTCATTTGGCGTGAATTTTATCGGCATCTGCTGGTGGCATTTCCACGTTTATCGATGGCGCAAAACTTTAATGAGTTAGGTAAAGGTATTGCTTGGCGTAACAATTCAGATGAATTTACTGCTTGGTGCGATGGACAAACAGGCTATCCGATTATTGATGCTGCAATGCGCCAATTAAATCAAACTGGCTGGATGCATAATCGATTACGCATGGTAGTTGCTAGTTTCTTAACCAAACATTTATTAGTAGATTGGCGCTGGGGTGAACGTTACTTTAGACAGCAATTGATTGACGGCGATTTAGCCGCTAATAATGGTGGTTGGCAATGGTCTGCAGGTACAGGATGTGATGCACAACCTTACTTTAGAGTGTTTAATCCGATGACTCAAAGCAGTAAGTTTGATCCCGATGCTAGCTTTATTAAACGTTATGTTCCAGAGCTTGCCCGTTGGTCGTTAAAAGACATACACGAGCCTAAAACGGTTAACGTTAATGATTTATTTGCCCAACGACAAGGCGATGGCTATCCACAACCTATTGTTGAACACAAGATGGCTCGTCTTCGAGCGATAGAAGTGTTAAGTGCACTAAAACGAGGTCAACCTAGTTGA
- a CDS encoding DUF368 domain-containing protein: MAMGAADVVPGVSGGTIAFISGILDPLLDGIRKINLSLFSIIKQQGIKAAFMHINGPFLLCVFGGILTSIFTLAKLISWLLATHPIPVWSFFFGLIIYSVVHMVKQVEKFTALRIVMFLIGVAFAWAITVLHPIEMQVSYLNFFFCGAIAICAMILPGISGSFILLLLGMYPAVLAAAKGFDIVYLACFAIGAVVGLLSFSHVLSALLRKFNDATLLFLTGLMLGTLGKIWPWKQVISWRENSKGELVPLLEQNLSPFQFEQITGESSQMGIAIVCVLVGIGLVWGLERVGNQAKN; encoded by the coding sequence ATGGCCATGGGGGCCGCTGACGTTGTTCCGGGTGTTTCTGGCGGTACTATCGCATTTATTTCTGGAATATTAGATCCGCTTTTGGACGGTATTCGTAAAATCAATCTGTCTTTGTTTAGCATTATTAAGCAACAAGGAATAAAAGCGGCGTTTATGCACATAAATGGCCCTTTTTTACTCTGTGTCTTTGGCGGGATCCTCACCAGCATATTTACCTTAGCAAAACTAATTTCTTGGCTATTAGCGACGCATCCTATTCCGGTTTGGTCATTCTTTTTTGGCTTGATTATTTACTCTGTGGTTCACATGGTAAAGCAGGTTGAAAAGTTCACTGCGCTGCGTATTGTGATGTTTTTAATTGGGGTGGCATTTGCGTGGGCAATCACAGTGCTACACCCTATTGAAATGCAAGTGAGCTACCTTAACTTCTTTTTCTGTGGTGCCATTGCTATCTGCGCCATGATATTGCCGGGAATTTCGGGTAGTTTTATTTTGCTGTTATTAGGCATGTACCCTGCTGTTTTAGCCGCGGCAAAAGGGTTTGATATTGTTTACTTGGCATGTTTTGCAATTGGCGCTGTGGTTGGGCTGTTAAGTTTTAGCCACGTATTATCGGCATTATTACGTAAATTCAATGACGCGACTTTATTATTCTTAACAGGATTAATGTTAGGCACACTCGGTAAGATTTGGCCTTGGAAACAAGTAATTAGCTGGCGCGAGAACTCTAAAGGTGAGTTAGTGCCATTGCTAGAGCAAAATCTGTCTCCGTTTCAGTTTGAGCAAATTACCGGCGAGTCATCACAAATGGGTATTGCTATAGTGTGCGTATTGGTTGGGATTGGCCTGGTGTGGGGATTAGAGCGCGTCGGAAATCAAGCTAAAAACTAA
- a CDS encoding DUF1365 domain-containing protein encodes MNQTTSLMKHDQLNSGIYSGKINHRRHMPKLHSFGYNIAMMAIDLDELPALTSLSKLFSTDKFTPLKFKPNDYLNALQQQFADKLVLDQACLGTDAMALKQRVLTTIAHLGATTICDKVIFSGQIRHFGFYFSPVNFYFCYHQDDMVYMLAEVSNTPWNERHCYLVDMANTAQTDKVFHVSPFMNLDMHYLWRITPPAKHLKVTIENRNDNNDKLFDAGLVLKRQPLTSRSIRHFMLSYPLMTLKIMLGIYWQAMKLFIKRIPFVGKQTVKVS; translated from the coding sequence ATGAATCAAACCACATCGTTAATGAAACATGATCAATTAAACAGTGGCATATATAGCGGCAAGATAAACCATCGTCGTCACATGCCTAAATTGCACAGTTTTGGTTATAACATTGCGATGATGGCAATTGATTTAGATGAACTGCCGGCATTAACGTCACTGAGTAAATTGTTTTCTACTGATAAGTTTACTCCGCTTAAATTTAAGCCTAATGATTACCTCAATGCGCTACAGCAGCAATTTGCAGATAAGCTGGTATTGGATCAGGCTTGTTTGGGCACAGATGCAATGGCATTGAAACAACGCGTACTGACAACCATTGCGCATTTAGGTGCGACAACAATATGCGATAAAGTGATATTTTCAGGACAGATCCGCCATTTTGGTTTTTACTTTAGTCCGGTTAATTTTTACTTTTGCTATCATCAAGACGACATGGTTTATATGCTTGCCGAGGTGAGTAATACTCCCTGGAATGAGCGCCATTGTTATTTAGTTGATATGGCTAATACCGCTCAAACAGATAAAGTGTTTCATGTGTCGCCATTTATGAATTTAGATATGCACTATTTGTGGCGTATCACGCCTCCTGCTAAGCATCTGAAAGTAACCATTGAAAATAGAAATGATAATAATGATAAATTATTTGATGCCGGTTTAGTGTTAAAACGTCAACCGTTGACCTCGCGTTCAATACGCCACTTTATGCTTAGCTACCCATTGATGACGCTCAAAATTATGTTAGGTATTTATTGGCAAGCGATGAAGTTATTTATTAAGCGGATCCCCTTTGTTGGCAAGCAAACCGTTAAAGTCAGTTAA